The following are from one region of the Carnobacterium gallinarum DSM 4847 genome:
- a CDS encoding LPXTG cell wall anchor domain-containing protein: MSQIKTLTLSLIMIVLLSIGYTTIDASAATSFPDGFLIGDDNGLKVTKDGDYFFNLTGLQPGDTITRNLVIQNNRKNDAFNLKMIIEPRSRSGKIDLVKEMKMIITIDGNELYNGTLASDTNGNQVSSRELDLGSFAANSKTNMQIQLNLSSNISYKDFYSGKSTADVVWTFAANAEKSAIKPPGKEDPDGELPPTSKPGNGITSLLPQTGDSLPIFLYKLSGILLVITALLYLYLKRKEQKIKN, encoded by the coding sequence TTGAGTCAAATCAAAACTTTAACGCTAAGTTTAATAATGATAGTGTTGCTGTCGATAGGGTATACAACAATAGATGCTTCAGCAGCAACTTCATTTCCTGATGGATTTTTAATAGGTGACGATAACGGTCTTAAAGTGACAAAAGATGGAGATTATTTTTTCAACCTGACAGGATTACAACCAGGGGATACGATTACACGGAATTTAGTTATTCAAAATAATCGAAAAAATGATGCTTTTAATTTAAAAATGATTATTGAGCCTAGATCACGTTCAGGAAAAATAGATCTTGTAAAAGAGATGAAGATGATAATTACAATAGATGGAAACGAGCTTTATAATGGGACGTTGGCTAGTGATACAAACGGAAATCAAGTTTCATCAAGAGAGCTTGATTTAGGAAGTTTTGCTGCAAATTCTAAAACGAATATGCAGATTCAATTAAATTTATCTAGTAACATTTCGTATAAAGATTTTTACTCAGGTAAAAGTACAGCAGATGTTGTTTGGACATTTGCTGCAAATGCTGAAAAGTCAGCTATAAAGCCTCCTGGAAAAGAAGATCCTGACGGTGAATTACCTCCTACATCAAAACCAGGAAACGGGATTACTTCGTTATTGCCACAAACTGGTGATAGTCTTCCGATTTTTTTATATAAATTAAGCGGAATCCTGTTAGTGATTACAGCCTTACTTTATCTTTACTTAAAAAGAAAAGAACAAAAAATTAAAAATTAA
- a CDS encoding RCC1 domain-containing protein, giving the protein MRIKHIKRWVGLFAIIAFMTTLAFSAEDQVRNTTDTVSAGSDLEPPSYGLLSAVGFKQLAQGHLGSIALSKAGDVWVWGFNNNGFLGIGGSKTYAGGMVRIPSESFGNKEIVKVGAGMYNASALDSDGHVWVWGRNLSNIANIGGPTNTSGNLQSPAKVGGLLDSVNIVDMVMSFGDESTTFMAALSDEGKVYTWGQNAYGQLGNGSMSTTNTVVKADIPDDVVITQITVGGSHTAALDSDGNVWTWGRREHGEIGAGTTGGYQTTPAKVPTLSNVKQISSTFFRSTVLKEDGTVWQWGAVANSAAGVRYVSTPEKVNIKDSEITRVGYTPIVQSVTTTERVAYFIDQHGRVWAWGGNNYYGLGIVKSPMKGDTTGVPPISGAEAYSAEAIQSLNTIGDGDTGRTIDLNQPNVGLNNVYGQQKKWGLVDGLHPTVYDEKYKDEHWAKLGLKEFPKVAVISGARSGATAIDVDGNIWKWAVDGSGTIAWGWDYLNPSSDATASGNVAGGLYNMYSYEPQFLRGSPNIDAVQMSLKDPENKMYHSSGSKDDVSLDVTIPKTVENSNMNFTLKAYLKDLRYVVMPYDPSDANFSIDLPTEEQFEAAYLNSLYDKGDLLNGVELSSIDVDKIYNYTIEIADNSVVWVYSKDQAGDRIETSVIAKKYTNFYTDITIQHKGEKFGTPTEEIYEKTTDNVNKNSNLIANENPDIYGLPLDKNKNVIVAPIFGYDKVKVSWYDPNNPQPSDAATKEKIADIYKYWQWHEPQDKEIQLILDTDTYLEEAKKIYTFYYDINPSGWVTVDYEGIEKSTGASIPGFSMASETVKIDKPLTKVPPEIASYTVVGYQVDGSPLSNLVNGQATFTPVGPTKVIFVYQLPVVHVRQVILNPNSSVVLPTNGYLRLLNVKQSDWTTIDSENNVITNSGLDTNTVDFMKYEVTVKADATGYFVKWVTPQYYEYAGHIVSKIDGNHDATKRSTTGEIRLDFDTGSEYWVTLYLHPSKDNTASHGWGDRINNFGNIKMN; this is encoded by the coding sequence ATGAGAATAAAACATATAAAACGCTGGGTTGGATTATTTGCTATTATAGCATTTATGACAACACTAGCTTTTTCTGCAGAGGATCAAGTGAGAAATACAACTGATACAGTTTCAGCAGGTAGTGATTTAGAACCACCAAGTTATGGTTTGTTGTCTGCTGTTGGCTTTAAACAACTAGCCCAAGGACATTTAGGCTCAATCGCCTTATCAAAGGCAGGAGATGTCTGGGTTTGGGGATTCAATAATAATGGTTTTCTAGGTATAGGTGGGTCTAAAACCTATGCTGGTGGAATGGTACGTATTCCATCTGAAAGTTTCGGAAACAAAGAAATTGTTAAAGTTGGAGCTGGGATGTATAATGCTTCAGCTTTAGATTCAGACGGTCATGTTTGGGTTTGGGGAAGAAATTTATCTAATATTGCAAATATTGGTGGACCAACGAATACAAGTGGCAATTTACAATCCCCCGCCAAGGTTGGTGGATTGCTAGATTCGGTTAACATTGTCGATATGGTTATGAGCTTTGGTGATGAAAGTACTACATTTATGGCAGCTCTGTCTGACGAGGGGAAAGTTTATACGTGGGGACAAAACGCATATGGTCAATTAGGAAATGGTTCAATGAGTACAACAAATACAGTTGTTAAAGCAGATATTCCTGATGATGTTGTGATTACTCAAATTACAGTTGGCGGCTCTCATACAGCTGCTCTAGATTCAGATGGGAATGTTTGGACATGGGGACGACGAGAGCATGGAGAAATTGGGGCAGGTACAACTGGCGGATATCAAACAACACCCGCTAAGGTTCCAACACTGTCTAATGTTAAACAAATTAGTTCAACGTTCTTTCGATCAACTGTTTTGAAAGAAGATGGTACTGTTTGGCAATGGGGAGCTGTAGCAAACTCTGCTGCTGGAGTTAGGTATGTTTCGACACCTGAGAAAGTTAATATTAAAGATTCTGAAATTACCCGTGTTGGGTATACTCCAATCGTACAATCTGTTACTACAACAGAGCGTGTTGCTTATTTTATTGATCAGCATGGTCGCGTTTGGGCATGGGGTGGTAACAATTACTATGGTTTAGGAATTGTAAAAAGCCCGATGAAAGGTGACACTACTGGGGTTCCACCGATTTCAGGAGCAGAGGCCTACTCTGCAGAAGCGATTCAAAGCTTAAACACAATCGGCGATGGAGACACTGGTAGAACCATTGATTTGAACCAACCTAATGTGGGACTGAACAATGTTTATGGTCAACAGAAAAAATGGGGCTTAGTTGATGGGCTTCATCCGACAGTTTACGATGAAAAGTACAAGGATGAACATTGGGCAAAATTAGGTCTAAAAGAATTCCCTAAAGTAGCAGTTATCTCAGGTGCAAGGTCAGGTGCGACCGCAATTGATGTTGATGGGAATATTTGGAAATGGGCAGTAGATGGATCTGGTACAATTGCATGGGGTTGGGATTATTTGAATCCATCTAGTGATGCGACCGCTTCAGGAAATGTTGCTGGTGGATTATATAACATGTACTCTTATGAACCACAGTTTCTAAGAGGTTCGCCAAATATCGATGCGGTTCAAATGAGCCTCAAAGATCCCGAGAATAAAATGTATCACTCATCTGGTTCAAAAGATGACGTTTCTTTAGATGTCACGATTCCCAAAACAGTTGAAAATTCAAATATGAATTTTACTTTAAAAGCTTATTTGAAAGATTTACGTTATGTTGTAATGCCATATGATCCAAGTGATGCCAACTTTAGTATCGACTTGCCAACGGAAGAGCAGTTTGAAGCAGCCTATCTTAATTCTCTATATGATAAAGGCGATTTATTAAATGGCGTAGAGTTGTCCTCAATTGATGTTGACAAGATTTATAATTATACAATTGAAATCGCAGATAATTCAGTTGTTTGGGTATATAGCAAGGATCAGGCTGGAGATCGTATTGAAACTTCAGTTATTGCTAAAAAGTATACGAATTTTTATACAGATATTACTATTCAGCATAAAGGTGAAAAATTCGGTACTCCAACCGAGGAAATTTATGAAAAAACGACAGATAATGTTAATAAAAACTCCAATTTAATTGCGAATGAAAATCCAGATATTTATGGATTGCCTTTGGATAAAAATAAAAACGTAATTGTAGCCCCAATTTTTGGTTATGATAAGGTGAAAGTTTCTTGGTATGATCCAAATAACCCGCAACCAAGTGATGCTGCAACTAAAGAAAAAATTGCTGATATTTATAAATATTGGCAATGGCATGAGCCTCAGGATAAAGAAATTCAACTGATTTTAGATACCGATACGTATCTGGAAGAAGCCAAAAAAATATATACGTTCTATTATGATATCAACCCTTCTGGTTGGGTTACTGTTGATTATGAAGGAATCGAAAAGTCAACGGGTGCATCAATCCCAGGATTTTCGATGGCTTCAGAAACAGTCAAAATTGATAAGCCGTTAACTAAGGTTCCACCAGAAATTGCTAGCTATACAGTTGTGGGCTATCAAGTGGACGGTTCGCCATTGTCTAATTTAGTAAATGGACAAGCGACATTTACACCAGTTGGTCCGACTAAAGTTATCTTTGTTTACCAATTGCCGGTAGTTCATGTCCGACAGGTAATTTTAAATCCGAATTCTTCAGTAGTATTACCGACCAATGGCTATCTTCGTCTATTGAATGTAAAACAATCAGATTGGACAACAATTGATTCAGAAAACAATGTGATTACAAATTCTGGATTAGATACTAATACAGTTGATTTCATGAAATATGAGGTGACAGTTAAAGCTGATGCAACAGGATATTTTGTGAAATGGGTAACGCCACAATATTATGAATATGCGGGACACATTGTGAGTAAGATTGATGGAAATCATGATGCTACAAAACGTTCTACTACAGGTGAAATAAGATTAGATTTTGATACTGGAAGTGAGTATTGGGTAACATTATATTTGCATCCAAGTAAAGATAACACAGCTTCACACGGCTGGGGAGACAGAATTAACAATTTTGGAAATATCAAAATGAACTAA
- a CDS encoding WYL domain-containing protein yields MNKELFSEVYGLYYQIVGHLLAEDRSLSVQELATTIQEMGFEETVVSLLPQLTTPDGWHLFYEKEPNEWHSLLLEGSVKKVHTTLEKSWLKAILLDEKINLFVSIDYKKELLAELKEIPPLFRQKDILYYDQFKFSDPFADPTYQQAFKVLTKALTDKKTVEINYQRRTNEVNSEGIYIPLQLEYSKKNNKFRLQALKQISPKKWINMTLNISKIQSVKLTEDSIPNQTFPQSKEKMICCLIHNQRNALERAMLHFSDYRKETVKTEQDNYYKMTLYYPQQNETELLIELLSFGPMIQVTEPKRFIELMCKRVKDQLQLAVHTNI; encoded by the coding sequence ATGAATAAAGAATTATTTAGTGAGGTTTATGGACTTTATTATCAAATTGTTGGACATTTGTTGGCCGAAGATCGAAGTTTAAGCGTTCAAGAGTTAGCAACAACTATTCAGGAGATGGGGTTTGAAGAAACAGTTGTAAGCTTGCTACCACAGCTTACAACACCTGATGGTTGGCATTTATTTTATGAAAAAGAGCCTAATGAATGGCATTCTCTTTTATTAGAAGGCTCAGTCAAAAAAGTTCATACAACCTTGGAAAAATCTTGGCTAAAAGCCATTTTATTAGATGAAAAAATAAACTTATTCGTTTCTATTGACTATAAAAAGGAATTACTTGCTGAACTAAAAGAGATTCCACCTTTATTTCGTCAAAAGGATATTCTTTATTACGATCAGTTTAAATTCAGTGATCCATTTGCTGATCCCACCTATCAACAAGCTTTCAAAGTGCTTACTAAAGCTTTAACTGACAAAAAAACAGTGGAAATAAACTACCAACGTCGAACGAATGAGGTGAATTCTGAAGGAATATACATTCCCTTACAGCTTGAATATTCAAAAAAGAATAACAAGTTTCGTCTACAAGCACTGAAACAAATTAGTCCTAAAAAATGGATAAACATGACACTGAATATCAGCAAAATTCAATCAGTCAAACTAACGGAAGATTCTATTCCTAATCAAACTTTCCCACAATCTAAAGAAAAAATGATTTGTTGTTTAATCCATAATCAGCGAAATGCTCTGGAGCGGGCGATGCTCCATTTTTCTGATTACCGTAAAGAAACTGTAAAAACTGAGCAAGATAATTATTATAAAATGACGTTATACTATCCTCAACAAAATGAAACAGAGCTGTTAATTGAACTGCTTTCTTTTGGACCCATGATTCAAGTTACTGAACCTAAAAGATTTATTGAATTGATGTGTAAAAGAGTAAAAGATCAATTACAACTAGCTGTCCACACTAACATATAA
- a CDS encoding WYL domain-containing protein, whose product MAKTFNELIKNFSVIRQYVRDFYIYGFKQREDFTHKSSRSYDNERRRIESYLAEYVTWDYIGKKKVMRLTIDTKKLTENPLFAVWKAKTFTRNDIFLHFILLDILQIDNPFSLNQILDRIDQNYLIHFEDDYLIEPLTLRKKLKEYVQLGILTEAKLEKELVFCLVPPITIKSELQLALDFYKDSAPIGILGHFLAQQKTTEQISHFFSYKHYFVVHTLEEQILLNLLDAIQSKTRVLLTFPKGHEVPFTPVRIMVSVETGRQYVVGRSPQRKFLKTYRLDQIETVTGNQVDPLFAEIKQQYLAFQAYTWNAGFANNPPQQLRVTLSINEATEFYLIERIESEGRMGTLKRIDHNLFLYHVTLHDLHSINPFLRTLIGRIVDIETSNQQWKKQFLEDLDALYRIYLPKEVDTSDE is encoded by the coding sequence ATGGCAAAAACTTTTAATGAACTAATCAAAAATTTTTCTGTAATTCGACAATATGTGCGAGATTTTTATATTTATGGCTTTAAGCAACGAGAAGATTTTACTCATAAAAGCTCACGAAGTTATGACAATGAGCGACGACGAATTGAAAGTTACCTTGCCGAGTATGTTACTTGGGATTATATTGGTAAAAAAAAAGTAATGCGTTTAACAATAGATACTAAAAAATTAACTGAAAATCCTTTATTTGCAGTCTGGAAAGCTAAGACTTTTACCCGTAATGATATCTTTTTACATTTTATTTTACTAGATATTCTTCAAATAGATAATCCCTTTTCTTTAAATCAGATTCTTGACCGAATCGACCAAAACTACTTAATCCATTTTGAAGATGATTACTTAATTGAACCTTTGACCTTACGAAAAAAGCTAAAAGAATATGTACAACTTGGAATTTTAACTGAAGCTAAACTCGAGAAAGAACTCGTATTTTGCTTGGTTCCACCCATCACAATCAAATCCGAGTTACAACTAGCTTTAGATTTCTATAAAGACTCTGCTCCAATTGGGATTCTTGGTCATTTTTTAGCACAACAAAAAACAACTGAACAAATTTCACATTTTTTTAGCTATAAACATTATTTCGTTGTTCATACTTTAGAAGAACAAATTTTGTTAAACTTACTAGATGCCATTCAGTCTAAAACACGAGTATTGCTAACTTTTCCTAAAGGACATGAAGTTCCATTTACACCTGTTAGAATCATGGTAAGTGTTGAAACAGGGCGACAATATGTAGTCGGAAGAAGCCCACAAAGAAAATTTTTAAAAACCTATCGCTTAGATCAAATTGAAACCGTCACTGGCAACCAAGTTGATCCTTTATTTGCAGAAATAAAACAGCAATATCTCGCATTCCAGGCATACACTTGGAATGCTGGATTTGCTAATAATCCTCCTCAACAATTACGAGTAACCTTATCCATTAATGAAGCAACTGAATTTTATTTAATTGAACGTATTGAAAGTGAAGGTCGAATGGGAACTTTGAAACGTATTGATCATAATTTATTTCTTTATCATGTTACGCTTCACGATTTACACAGCATTAATCCTTTTTTAAGAACCTTAATCGGGCGAATTGTCGATATTGAGACGAGCAATCAACAGTGGAAAAAACAATTTTTAGAGGATTTAGATGCTCTCTATCGTATTTATTTACCAAAGGAAGTGGATACTAGCGATGAATAA
- a CDS encoding RtcB family protein, with protein sequence MYTYYKKTEKMKPIKIWLSDESKIEQGCLDQAKAVAQLPFVHKWLALMPDTHLGAGMPIGGVLATKGVIVPFAVGMDIGCGMCYIQTNISLESIKSVQVEKNSLLELMIQTLLKEIPVGKQCYQVKQESVVIDEAFRQYKQYKSFPDAEKILEGAYYQTGTLGGGNHFIELQVDEQGMIGIMLHSGSRHLGAVVCQHFQKLALELNQKWYSSLPENSRLAFLPTSSWEGQEYLKWMNLALDYAFENREAMLAKTMNIFADLVYQHVGTETEFSSKINCHHNYASLEHHYGENVWVHRKGATRARKNELGIIPGAMGSYSYLVRGLGNEESFHSSSHGAGRVYSRTKAKENFPSQEVLTDLKEQEVIIGKRNLADVAEESRFAYKNIDEVMENQKDLVHPIKKLKTIGVVKG encoded by the coding sequence ATGTATACGTATTATAAAAAAACAGAAAAAATGAAACCAATTAAAATTTGGTTATCTGATGAATCGAAAATTGAACAAGGGTGTTTGGATCAAGCGAAGGCAGTTGCTCAATTACCTTTTGTACATAAGTGGTTAGCGTTAATGCCAGATACCCATCTTGGGGCGGGGATGCCAATTGGTGGAGTTTTAGCGACCAAAGGGGTGATTGTTCCATTTGCAGTTGGGATGGATATTGGTTGTGGTATGTGTTATATCCAAACTAATATTAGCTTGGAGTCAATTAAATCCGTTCAAGTTGAGAAAAACAGTTTATTGGAATTAATGATTCAAACGTTGTTGAAAGAGATTCCAGTTGGGAAACAATGTTATCAAGTCAAGCAAGAATCGGTTGTTATTGATGAAGCTTTCCGTCAATATAAGCAATACAAAAGCTTTCCAGATGCTGAAAAAATATTGGAAGGTGCTTATTATCAAACAGGAACATTAGGCGGAGGCAATCATTTTATTGAGCTTCAAGTTGATGAACAGGGAATGATAGGCATCATGTTGCATTCCGGAAGTCGTCATTTAGGAGCGGTTGTTTGTCAGCATTTTCAAAAGCTGGCGTTGGAACTAAATCAAAAATGGTATAGTTCCTTACCTGAAAATAGTCGATTGGCATTCTTGCCAACAAGTTCTTGGGAAGGACAAGAGTATCTGAAATGGATGAATTTGGCTTTAGATTACGCTTTTGAAAATCGTGAAGCGATGCTAGCTAAAACGATGAATATTTTTGCTGATTTAGTTTACCAGCATGTTGGGACTGAGACTGAGTTTTCAAGCAAAATTAACTGTCACCACAACTATGCGTCACTTGAACATCATTACGGGGAGAATGTTTGGGTACATCGCAAAGGGGCTACAAGAGCTAGAAAAAATGAGTTAGGAATTATTCCAGGAGCAATGGGTTCATATAGCTATCTAGTTCGTGGTTTAGGTAATGAGGAAAGTTTCCATTCTTCAAGTCATGGGGCAGGTCGAGTTTATTCACGAACAAAAGCCAAAGAAAACTTTCCAAGCCAAGAAGTCTTAACAGATTTAAAAGAGCAAGAAGTGATTATTGGCAAACGAAATTTAGCAGATGTGGCAGAAGAAAGCCGGTTTGCCTATAAGAATATCGATGAAGTGATGGAGAATCAAAAAGATTTGGTACACCCAATTAAAAAATTAAAAACAATCGGTGTTGTTAAAGGATAG
- a CDS encoding nucleotidyltransferase domain-containing protein: MREIIKQALLKIEKEHQVRVLYAVESGSRAWGFPSKDSDYDVRFIYVHTEDWYLSLAPKRDVIECPIDDELDVCGWDLQKTLTLLRKSNPSLIEWLKSPIVYQEVGGLAEELRQLAEKHLSKKHLMYHYYHMANGNFRDYLQGKQVKIKKYFYVLRPILACLWIEVYQTAPPVRFEDLLVLPQLQSDFLAEVADLLVRKKRGDELDLEARSPVLHEFIKSQLARLEEQLKVEAEKQSPLSYGQLDQVFRKYL, from the coding sequence ATGAGAGAAATAATCAAACAAGCATTATTAAAAATTGAAAAAGAGCATCAAGTCAGAGTTTTATACGCTGTCGAGTCAGGCAGTCGTGCATGGGGATTTCCATCTAAAGATAGTGATTATGATGTTCGATTTATCTATGTTCATACAGAAGATTGGTACTTATCCTTAGCGCCAAAACGAGATGTAATTGAATGTCCGATTGATGATGAGTTAGATGTCTGTGGTTGGGACTTGCAAAAGACGTTAACCTTACTAAGAAAAAGTAACCCTTCTTTAATTGAATGGTTAAAATCACCAATTGTGTACCAAGAAGTTGGTGGATTAGCAGAAGAGTTACGCCAATTAGCAGAGAAGCACCTATCTAAAAAGCATTTAATGTATCACTATTATCATATGGCGAATGGTAACTTTAGAGATTATTTACAAGGAAAACAAGTTAAAATCAAAAAATACTTTTATGTCTTGCGACCGATATTAGCTTGTCTCTGGATAGAGGTTTATCAGACTGCACCACCAGTTCGTTTTGAAGACTTATTAGTATTGCCACAATTACAATCAGATTTTTTAGCGGAAGTTGCTGACTTATTAGTTCGGAAAAAACGCGGCGATGAATTGGATTTAGAAGCTCGTAGCCCAGTATTACATGAATTTATCAAATCACAACTAGCAAGATTGGAGGAACAATTAAAAGTTGAAGCAGAAAAACAATCGCCACTAAGTTATGGGCAGCTGGATCAAGTGTTTAGAAAATATTTATAG
- a CDS encoding matrixin family metalloprotease translates to MNKRVHSNGTGIYTPITFRETTTQKSSIIDIERTPGMNGSVAGTTYFMTGSSSINANASNWYWAKIRIWGYYGCLSSWHKDAHEIGHAFGLQHSDVSNSLMHSNGFKTFVNSPGRDERNGINYIYK, encoded by the coding sequence ATGAATAAGCGGGTTCATAGTAACGGAACTGGTATATATACACCAATAACATTTAGAGAAACGACTACTCAGAAATCTAGTATTATTGATATTGAAAGAACACCAGGAATGAATGGCTCGGTTGCAGGAACTACTTATTTTATGACTGGATCAAGTTCGATTAATGCAAATGCTTCAAATTGGTATTGGGCTAAAATTCGTATTTGGGGATATTATGGATGCCTAAGTTCTTGGCATAAAGATGCTCATGAAATTGGTCATGCATTTGGACTGCAGCATTCTGATGTAAGTAATTCTTTAATGCACAGCAACGGATTTAAGACCTTTGTAAATAGTCCGGGTCGAGATGAACGGAACGGAATAAATTATATATATAAATAA
- the rsmG gene encoding 16S rRNA (guanine(527)-N(7))-methyltransferase RsmG: protein MNPEEFKEALLEKGIPLTDKQMHQFEQYLLLLQEWNEKINLTAITEEEEVYLKHFYDSILAGLYVDFNKGVQSLCDVGAGAGFPSIPLKIVFPKLEVTIVDSLNKRIQFLNLLAETLELENVHFYHDRAETFGQNKQFRASFDFVTARAVAKMSVLTELCLPLVKKGGLFIALKASNSHEEMKEGERAISLLGGKVREDIVCHLPHEAGERHIILIDKKKETPKTYPRKPGTPNRKPL, encoded by the coding sequence GTGAATCCAGAAGAATTTAAGGAAGCCCTTCTTGAAAAGGGAATTCCATTGACTGATAAACAAATGCACCAATTTGAGCAATATTTACTATTGCTACAAGAGTGGAATGAAAAAATTAATTTAACTGCCATAACAGAAGAGGAAGAAGTGTATTTGAAACACTTTTATGACTCCATTCTAGCTGGCTTATATGTGGATTTTAACAAAGGGGTCCAAAGCTTATGTGATGTAGGTGCTGGTGCTGGTTTTCCAAGCATCCCCCTAAAGATTGTGTTTCCAAAATTAGAGGTAACAATTGTCGATTCATTAAATAAACGCATTCAATTTTTAAACTTACTAGCTGAGACGTTAGAGTTGGAAAATGTGCATTTTTATCATGATCGTGCGGAAACATTCGGTCAAAACAAGCAGTTTCGTGCCAGTTTTGATTTTGTAACAGCTCGTGCTGTTGCTAAGATGAGCGTTTTAACTGAATTATGCTTACCGTTAGTAAAAAAAGGCGGACTTTTTATTGCTTTGAAGGCTAGCAATAGTCATGAAGAAATGAAAGAGGGCGAGCGCGCTATTAGCTTGTTAGGTGGAAAAGTTCGTGAGGATATTGTCTGTCATTTGCCACATGAAGCTGGGGAACGACATATTATTTTAATCGATAAGAAAAAAGAAACGCCTAAAACGTATCCTAGAAAACCAGGGACACCAAATCGTAAACCATTATAA
- the noc gene encoding nucleoid occlusion protein, translating into MALSDLFGSGKSKKKTEKLDEVVPEVVNDTIEAEEAHQKVQSIEAKQIVPNRFQPRKIFNEERLNELARTIHIHGLIQPIVIREYAPNEYEIIAGERRFRAMMLLEWETVPAIVQEMSDTETASVALIENLQREELTSIEEAKAYQGLIELNSITQEALAQRIGKSQSFVANKLRLLKLSTPVQQALLTQEISERHGRSLLALEENAQAEVLTTIITENLTVKETEEIVKKLVAEKNGSVPVKKKKRKKGISKDVRLALNTIKKSITMVTDTGIDMKTEEEDLEDVYRITIEIPKNKNQDK; encoded by the coding sequence ATGGCTTTGTCTGATTTATTTGGTTCAGGAAAATCAAAAAAGAAAACTGAAAAACTTGATGAAGTTGTGCCGGAAGTAGTCAATGACACTATTGAAGCAGAAGAGGCGCACCAAAAGGTTCAATCGATTGAGGCGAAACAAATTGTACCCAACCGATTTCAACCACGTAAGATTTTCAATGAAGAACGACTAAACGAGCTAGCTCGCACGATTCACATTCATGGGTTAATCCAACCTATTGTAATTCGCGAATATGCTCCGAATGAATATGAAATAATTGCAGGAGAACGTCGTTTCAGAGCGATGATGCTTTTAGAATGGGAAACTGTTCCAGCAATTGTCCAAGAAATGTCAGATACTGAAACAGCATCTGTTGCTTTGATTGAGAATTTGCAACGTGAAGAATTAACTTCAATTGAAGAAGCAAAAGCGTACCAAGGATTGATTGAGCTGAATAGTATTACACAGGAAGCATTGGCACAAAGAATTGGGAAAAGCCAATCATTTGTTGCGAATAAATTACGCCTACTGAAACTTTCTACACCAGTTCAACAGGCTTTGTTGACGCAAGAAATTTCAGAGCGACATGGTCGAAGTTTATTGGCGTTAGAAGAAAACGCCCAAGCTGAGGTTTTGACAACGATTATTACCGAAAACCTGACAGTTAAAGAAACCGAAGAAATTGTTAAAAAATTAGTTGCTGAAAAAAACGGATCCGTACCTGTTAAGAAAAAGAAACGCAAAAAAGGGATTTCTAAGGATGTTCGTTTAGCGCTAAATACAATTAAGAAATCAATCACAATGGTAACAGACACAGGCATTGATATGAAAACCGAAGAAGAGGATTTAGAAGATGTT